One genomic segment of Mycolicibacterium chubuense NBB4 includes these proteins:
- a CDS encoding universal stress protein gives MSDQPKSFGIIVGVDGSAASKVAVDWAARDAAMRRVPLTLVHVLPGAVMQSWIQAPLPAEYFEDEKKAGEQILADAMAVVKAATADGELFCINQKVVSGPPIPTLADLTKDADMIVVGSRGLSKWGRRLLGSVSAGLVTHANCPVAVIHDEDPLIPHPSKAAVVVGIDGSPASEHATAIAFDEASRRGVELVAVHTWSDAGYELPEAAWVEVQPEEDMLLAERLAGWCERYPDVTVRRVVRRDQPARRLLEEAEKAQLLVVGSHGRGGFAGMLLGSVGSEVAQSARKPVIVARRS, from the coding sequence ATGTCTGATCAGCCAAAGTCTTTCGGCATCATCGTCGGAGTCGACGGATCGGCGGCATCGAAGGTCGCAGTGGACTGGGCGGCTCGTGATGCCGCGATGCGCCGGGTTCCGCTCACCCTCGTGCACGTGCTGCCGGGGGCGGTCATGCAATCGTGGATCCAGGCACCGCTGCCGGCCGAGTACTTCGAGGACGAGAAGAAGGCCGGGGAGCAGATCCTGGCCGACGCGATGGCGGTGGTGAAGGCGGCCACCGCAGACGGCGAACTCTTCTGCATCAACCAGAAAGTCGTTTCCGGGCCGCCCATTCCGACTCTGGCCGATCTGACCAAGGACGCCGACATGATCGTCGTGGGCAGCCGCGGACTCAGCAAGTGGGGACGGCGGTTGCTCGGCTCGGTCAGCGCCGGGCTGGTCACTCACGCCAACTGCCCCGTCGCGGTCATCCATGACGAGGATCCGCTGATTCCGCATCCCTCGAAGGCGGCGGTCGTCGTCGGCATCGACGGCTCGCCGGCGTCCGAGCACGCCACTGCGATCGCCTTCGACGAGGCCTCCCGCCGCGGGGTGGAACTGGTCGCGGTCCACACGTGGAGCGACGCGGGCTACGAGCTGCCCGAAGCCGCCTGGGTCGAGGTGCAGCCGGAGGAGGACATGCTGCTCGCCGAGCGCCTGGCCGGATGGTGTGAGCGCTATCCCGACGTCACCGTGCGCCGCGTCGTCCGTCGTGACCAGCCGGCCCGCCGCTTGCTCGAGGAAGCCGAGAAGGCGCAGCTGCTGGTGGTCGGCAGCCACGGCCGCGGCGGGTTCGCCGGGATGCTGCTCGGCTCGGTCGGCTCGGAGGTCGCACAGTCGGCCCGCAAACCGGTGATCGTCGCCAGGCGGTCCTGA
- a CDS encoding putative bifunctional diguanylate cyclase/phosphodiesterase, which translates to MSQSAAQRSLDLVVTSVATQLMAANAATSVQVSQEVLADLVAYLGVDVSFLRYNDHAIRASRLVAEWPVRPGVPDPDPLALVYFADADPVFAQSEHGKKPMVFRPEPATDDYQKRIEEGRAIPATSMAAAPLVSGDVTTGVLGFVKFGDREWSPEELNALEAIASLFAQVQARVQAEEQLRYLAEHDDLTGLHNRRALLAHLDARLAEGQPGPVSALFFDLDRLKAINDYLGHTAGDWFIRVLAERLRRGAEGSNLIARLGGDEFVVVPTRPMDAESAEALAYQLQSTLRERVSIDGEMLTRTVSIGVALGMPGQDTTSDLLRRADQAVLTAKNSGGNKVAVFTDDMSMRSEFRNDIELHLQSVIENGALLLHYLPEVDMRSGEILAAEALVRWQHPTRGLLSPESFIGVAESINLAGELGRWVMRSACAEFAGWQSRGVGGDIVLRLNVSPVQLVTDGFVESVAGIMAEFGLAHNSVCLEITESVVVQDIETTRITLAGLKEAGVQVAIDDFGTGYSALSHLKSLPVDTLKIDKGFVRELGSDPGDLAIVRAVIALAEAFGLELVAEGVETEAAALTLLRHGCHRAQGFLLSRPIPGAALESLLAKGRIPLQFSASGRL; encoded by the coding sequence ATGTCCCAGAGCGCCGCGCAACGCAGTCTCGACTTGGTGGTCACCTCCGTGGCTACCCAGTTGATGGCGGCGAACGCAGCCACCTCCGTGCAGGTCAGTCAGGAGGTGCTGGCCGACCTGGTGGCCTACCTCGGCGTCGATGTCAGCTTCCTGCGCTACAACGACCACGCCATCCGCGCATCGAGACTGGTCGCGGAGTGGCCGGTGCGACCCGGCGTCCCCGACCCCGACCCGCTTGCGCTCGTCTATTTCGCCGACGCCGACCCGGTCTTCGCGCAGTCCGAACACGGCAAGAAGCCGATGGTCTTCCGGCCCGAACCCGCGACCGACGACTATCAGAAGCGCATCGAGGAGGGTCGCGCGATCCCGGCCACGTCGATGGCCGCCGCTCCCCTGGTCTCGGGCGACGTCACCACGGGCGTGCTCGGTTTCGTCAAGTTCGGCGACAGGGAGTGGAGCCCGGAGGAACTCAACGCTCTCGAAGCGATCGCCTCGCTGTTCGCACAGGTACAGGCTCGGGTCCAGGCCGAGGAGCAGCTGCGCTACCTGGCCGAGCACGACGACCTGACCGGCCTGCACAATCGACGCGCGCTGCTGGCGCACCTCGACGCGCGGCTCGCCGAGGGACAACCCGGGCCGGTGTCGGCGCTGTTCTTCGACCTCGATCGCCTCAAGGCGATCAACGACTACCTCGGTCACACCGCGGGCGACTGGTTCATCCGGGTGCTGGCCGAACGTCTGCGCCGGGGCGCGGAGGGCTCCAACCTGATCGCCCGGCTCGGCGGAGACGAGTTCGTCGTGGTGCCGACGAGGCCGATGGATGCCGAGTCCGCCGAAGCGCTGGCATACCAGCTCCAGTCGACTCTGCGGGAGCGCGTGTCGATCGACGGCGAGATGCTCACCCGCACGGTGAGCATCGGCGTGGCGCTGGGCATGCCGGGTCAGGACACGACGTCCGACCTGTTGCGGCGGGCCGACCAGGCAGTGCTGACCGCCAAGAACTCCGGCGGCAACAAGGTGGCGGTCTTCACCGACGACATGTCGATGAGAAGTGAATTCCGCAACGACATCGAGCTGCACCTGCAGAGCGTGATCGAGAACGGCGCGCTGCTGCTGCATTATCTGCCCGAGGTCGACATGCGGTCGGGAGAGATCCTCGCCGCAGAGGCGTTGGTGCGCTGGCAGCACCCCACGCGCGGGCTGTTGTCCCCCGAATCGTTCATCGGCGTGGCCGAATCGATCAATCTCGCGGGCGAGCTGGGTCGCTGGGTGATGCGCAGCGCGTGCGCCGAATTCGCGGGCTGGCAGTCCCGCGGCGTCGGCGGCGACATCGTGCTGCGCCTCAACGTCTCACCGGTACAGCTGGTGACCGACGGTTTCGTCGAGTCGGTCGCCGGCATCATGGCCGAGTTCGGCCTGGCCCACAACTCGGTCTGCCTGGAGATCACCGAGAGTGTGGTCGTGCAGGACATCGAGACCACCAGGATCACCCTCGCCGGGCTCAAAGAGGCCGGCGTGCAGGTGGCCATCGACGATTTCGGTACCGGCTACAGCGCGCTGTCGCACCTGAAGTCGCTGCCCGTCGACACCCTCAAGATCGACAAGGGCTTCGTGCGTGAACTCGGTTCCGACCCAGGGGATCTCGCGATCGTGCGAGCCGTCATCGCGCTCGCCGAAGCGTTCGGACTGGAGCTCGTCGCCGAGGGCGTGGAAACCGAGGCGGCTGCCCTGACGCTGCTGCGGCACGGGTGCCACCGGGCGCAGGGCTTCCTGCTGTCGCGTCCCATCCCGGGGGCGGCCCTGGAGTCGCTGCTCGCCAAAGGGCGGATCCCCCTGCAGTTCTCGGCGTCCGGCCGGCTGTAG
- a CDS encoding acyl-CoA dehydrogenase family protein, with amino-acid sequence MDFKINDEQQLLRDGLTRFLATRYDLEKSRSAAKTGQGWQPQIWRAFADELGILGAALPEDCGGIGGGPVEMMLIAEALGHNLVVEPYVDTAVVAAGLLRRAGGEVAAGLLEQIVSGTAVVTLAATEPGSGEHWRDVTTTAERDGDDWVLTGSKIMSTGTPLAGHVLITARTSGEHDDVAGISLFVIDISSAPTGFEKHDYRTIDDRRASDLVLDRVRVPAAALLGPEGGAWPSIARARDEGAAAVCAEAVGCMRKVLADTVEYCKQRQQFGQPIGGFQVLAHRMVDMYMEVEQASAAVHLAILNLEESEPTRARAVSAAKATTGRAAQFVGQQAVQLHGGMGMTEELAIGHYFKRLTALQYEFGSTDHHITRYAQLTTR; translated from the coding sequence ATGGACTTCAAGATCAACGACGAACAGCAACTCCTTCGCGACGGGTTGACCCGGTTCCTCGCGACGCGCTACGACCTGGAGAAGAGCCGGTCGGCGGCCAAGACCGGCCAGGGTTGGCAACCCCAGATCTGGCGGGCCTTCGCCGACGAACTCGGCATCCTCGGCGCGGCGCTGCCCGAGGACTGCGGTGGCATCGGCGGCGGTCCGGTCGAGATGATGCTCATCGCCGAGGCGCTGGGCCACAACCTGGTGGTCGAACCCTATGTCGACACCGCGGTCGTGGCCGCGGGGCTTCTGCGTCGCGCCGGCGGCGAGGTGGCCGCCGGCCTCCTCGAACAGATCGTGTCCGGCACCGCGGTCGTCACCCTGGCGGCCACGGAACCGGGCTCCGGCGAGCACTGGCGCGACGTCACCACGACGGCCGAGCGCGACGGCGACGACTGGGTGCTCACCGGTTCGAAGATCATGTCCACCGGCACCCCGCTGGCCGGCCACGTCCTCATCACCGCCAGGACGTCCGGCGAGCACGACGACGTGGCGGGCATCTCGTTGTTCGTCATCGATATATCCTCGGCACCAACGGGTTTCGAGAAGCACGACTATCGGACCATCGACGACCGACGCGCGTCCGACCTCGTGCTGGACCGAGTGCGGGTACCGGCCGCGGCGCTGCTCGGCCCGGAAGGCGGCGCGTGGCCGTCGATCGCTCGGGCGCGGGACGAAGGCGCCGCCGCGGTGTGCGCGGAAGCGGTGGGGTGTATGCGCAAAGTGCTCGCCGACACCGTCGAGTACTGCAAGCAGCGTCAGCAGTTCGGCCAGCCGATCGGCGGCTTCCAGGTCCTTGCACACCGCATGGTGGACATGTACATGGAGGTCGAACAAGCCTCAGCCGCCGTCCATCTGGCGATCCTCAACCTCGAGGAATCCGAGCCCACCCGTGCCCGCGCGGTCTCGGCGGCCAAGGCGACCACCGGGCGGGCGGCGCAGTTCGTCGGCCAGCAGGCGGTGCAGCTGCACGGAGGCATGGGCATGACCGAGGAACTCGCCATCGGGCACTACTTCAAACGTCTGACGGCGCTGCAGTACGAGTTCGGCTCGACCGACCACCACATCACCCGCTACGCGCAGCTCACCACGCGCTGA
- a CDS encoding acyl-CoA dehydrogenase family protein: MDLQWSAADQAFRDEVRAFLDDKLTPELRRAGRLMTSVYADHEASMEWQRILHERGWAAPAWPVAHGGCDWTLTQHYIFSRESTLAGAPSLSPMGIRMVAHAIIRFGTQEQKDHFLPRILTGEVFFCQGYSEPEAGSDLAALSMAARDDGDHLVCTGSKIWTTHAREANWMFALVRTTRSEKKQRGITFVLIDMTSPGIEIRPLVMTSGEEVQNQVFFDDVRVPKANVLGDIDDGWTVAKYLLEFERGGGASAPALQVMAEEIASVAAEQPGPAGGRLLDDPAFARRLADARIRTEVLEILEYQVLAVVAGGGNPGAKSSMLKVLSTELSQKITELAMEAAGPRGRAYQPHATCPGGPIADFEPPADGYVSGEPWQAVAPLRYFNDRAGSIYAGSNEIQRNILAKAALGL; this comes from the coding sequence ATGGACCTGCAATGGTCGGCCGCCGACCAAGCGTTCCGCGACGAGGTACGCGCCTTCCTCGACGACAAGTTGACCCCGGAACTGCGTCGCGCAGGACGGCTGATGACGAGCGTGTACGCCGATCACGAGGCCAGCATGGAGTGGCAGCGGATTCTCCACGAGCGTGGCTGGGCCGCACCCGCCTGGCCGGTCGCCCACGGCGGATGTGACTGGACACTGACCCAGCACTACATCTTCAGCCGGGAGTCGACGCTGGCCGGGGCGCCGTCGCTGTCGCCGATGGGGATCAGGATGGTCGCGCACGCCATCATCAGGTTCGGCACGCAGGAGCAGAAGGACCACTTCCTGCCGCGGATCCTCACCGGAGAGGTGTTCTTCTGCCAGGGGTACTCCGAGCCCGAGGCGGGCTCGGACCTTGCCGCCCTGTCGATGGCCGCCCGAGACGACGGCGACCATCTGGTCTGTACGGGCAGCAAGATCTGGACGACGCACGCGCGGGAAGCCAACTGGATGTTCGCGCTGGTGCGCACAACCCGTTCGGAGAAGAAGCAGCGGGGCATCACGTTCGTCCTCATCGACATGACCTCGCCCGGCATCGAGATCCGCCCGCTGGTGATGACCTCCGGCGAGGAGGTGCAGAACCAGGTGTTCTTCGATGACGTGCGAGTGCCCAAGGCCAACGTGCTCGGCGACATCGACGACGGCTGGACGGTGGCCAAGTACCTGCTGGAGTTCGAGCGCGGTGGAGGTGCGAGCGCTCCGGCGCTGCAGGTGATGGCCGAGGAGATCGCGTCGGTCGCCGCGGAGCAGCCGGGGCCGGCCGGCGGCCGACTGCTCGACGATCCGGCATTCGCACGCCGCTTGGCGGACGCGCGTATCCGCACCGAGGTGCTCGAGATCCTCGAGTACCAGGTGCTGGCAGTGGTCGCCGGAGGCGGCAATCCGGGAGCCAAATCCTCGATGCTCAAGGTGCTCAGCACCGAATTGAGCCAGAAGATCACCGAACTCGCGATGGAGGCGGCCGGCCCGCGGGGTCGTGCCTACCAGCCGCACGCGACCTGTCCGGGCGGACCCATCGCCGACTTCGAGCCCCCGGCCGACGGATATGTCAGCGGCGAGCCGTGGCAGGCGGTCGCCCCGCTGCGCTACTTCAACGACCGGGCCGGCTCGATCTACGCGGGCAGCAACGAGATTCAACGCAACATACTGGCCAAAGCGGCATTGGGGCTCTGA
- a CDS encoding endonuclease/exonuclease/phosphatase family protein has product MKVVTFNILHGRTCDDGVDLGRFAECVAALDADILALQEVDSVQERSGLADLTALAAEAMGARSHRFVAAIAGTPGATWMAATGEEQPGTAAYGVALLSRYPALNWQVVRLPRIPFRFPMYLGAPGRVQVIDEEPRAAVVGQFDTPLGDLTVVNTHLSFVPGWNRLQLRRLLRDVRALPWPRIVTGDLNMSGAAARRHSGLRSLATAPTFPSHAPAQQLDHVLTDDPGLSAKAVEAPHMAISDHRPLVVHLQRDG; this is encoded by the coding sequence ATGAAGGTGGTGACGTTCAACATCCTGCACGGGCGTACCTGCGACGACGGTGTGGACCTCGGGCGCTTCGCCGAGTGTGTGGCCGCCCTGGACGCAGACATCCTGGCGCTGCAGGAGGTCGACTCGGTGCAGGAGCGGTCCGGCCTGGCCGACCTGACGGCCCTGGCCGCCGAAGCGATGGGCGCACGCAGTCACCGCTTCGTCGCGGCGATCGCAGGAACCCCGGGGGCGACCTGGATGGCGGCCACCGGGGAGGAGCAACCGGGGACGGCCGCCTACGGGGTCGCCCTGCTGTCGCGGTATCCGGCGTTGAACTGGCAGGTGGTGCGCCTGCCGCGGATACCGTTCCGCTTCCCGATGTATCTGGGCGCACCGGGCCGGGTGCAGGTCATCGACGAGGAACCCCGTGCGGCGGTGGTCGGGCAGTTCGACACGCCGCTCGGCGACCTCACCGTGGTGAACACCCACCTGTCGTTCGTCCCGGGCTGGAATCGCCTCCAGCTGCGCCGGCTGCTGCGCGATGTCCGGGCCCTGCCCTGGCCGCGCATCGTCACCGGGGACCTGAACATGTCCGGCGCGGCCGCGCGCCGCCACTCGGGACTGCGTTCGCTGGCCACGGCGCCGACGTTTCCGTCGCACGCGCCCGCCCAGCAACTCGACCACGTGCTGACCGACGATCCTGGGCTGAGCGCCAAGGCCGTCGAGGCGCCGCACATGGCGATCTCGGACCACCGTCCGCTGGTGGTGCACCTGCAACGCGACGGATGA